One Roseovarius sp. M141 genomic region harbors:
- a CDS encoding IS3 family transposase (programmed frameshift): MPEHVLMSEIEIITDGGRRRRWSAAEKLRIVEETLDDRASISVVARRNGVAPNLLYRWRRLMLEGGSVAVSEDDDVTSNKVVRQMEDRIRELERQLGRKTLEAKILREALDKSRFKKTDLARAVASEGRFPVKVVAETVGVARSNLIDRLNNRTKPRRRYYKAQDAAVVPLITTLVAARPTYGYRRITAILNRQLRAEGLAAVNHKRVYRIMKAHNLLLARKYTQRPEHVHDGKVIVMRSNLRWCSDGFEFTCWNGDIVRGAFIIDAHDREIIAWRAVVNAGISGSDIRDIMLEAVERRFGHHRAPSVIEMLSDNGSPYIARDTQIFARQLGLKPCFTPVQSPQSNGISEAFVKTLKRDYVQVTPLPDAHTVLGLIGAWIEDYNDNHPHSGLKMRSPREFIAAQTATA, encoded by the exons ATGCCTGAGCACGTGCTTATGTCTGAGATAGAAATCATCACTGATGGCGGCCGTCGTCGTCGCTGGAGCGCGGCCGAGAAGCTGCGCATTGTCGAAGAAACGCTGGATGACCGGGCCAGCATTTCTGTGGTCGCACGCCGCAATGGCGTGGCCCCCAATCTATTGTATCGTTGGCGCAGGCTCATGCTGGAGGGGGGAAGTGTCGCCGTGTCAGAGGATGATGATGTCACAAGCAACAAGGTCGTCCGACAGATGGAAGATCGCATCCGTGAACTCGAACGCCAGCTTGGCCGCAAAACGCTGGAGGCCAAGATCCTGCGCGAGGCGTTGGACAAATCACGCT TCAAAAAAACAGACCTTGCACGTGCGGTCGCCTCTGAGGGGAGATTTCCAGTGAAGGTCGTGGCCGAAACAGTGGGTGTGGCCCGCTCGAACTTGATTGACAGGTTGAACAACAGGACGAAGCCGCGTCGGCGCTACTATAAAGCGCAAGACGCGGCGGTGGTGCCGCTGATCACGACGCTGGTGGCGGCCCGACCGACCTATGGCTACCGGCGGATTACGGCAATCCTTAACCGGCAACTGCGCGCGGAAGGGCTGGCAGCCGTCAACCACAAAAGGGTCTATCGCATCATGAAGGCACACAACCTGCTTCTGGCACGGAAATACACGCAGCGCCCGGAGCATGTTCACGACGGCAAGGTCATCGTCATGCGCTCGAACCTGCGCTGGTGCAGCGATGGCTTCGAGTTCACCTGCTGGAACGGTGACATCGTCCGTGGCGCCTTTATCATCGATGCTCATGACCGCGAAATCATCGCTTGGCGCGCCGTGGTGAACGCCGGGATCAGTGGCTCTGACATCCGCGACATCATGCTCGAGGCCGTGGAACGCCGCTTTGGTCATCATCGTGCGCCGTCGGTCATCGAGATGCTGTCCGACAACGGCTCGCCCTATATCGCGAGGGACACGCAGATCTTCGCCCGCCAATTGGGCCTGAAGCCATGCTTCACGCCGGTCCAAAGCCCACAGAGCAATGGCATCTCGGAGGCATTCGTGAAGACGCTGAAGCGCGACTACGTCCAGGTGACGCCTCTACCGGACGCCCACACAGTTCTTGGATTGATCGGAGCTTGGATCGAAGACTACAATGACAACCACCCGCACTCAGGGCTGAAAATGCGCTCGCCACGTGAGTTCATCGCAGCTCAAACCGCAACCGCCTGA